A genomic region of Salvelinus namaycush isolate Seneca chromosome 7, SaNama_1.0, whole genome shotgun sequence contains the following coding sequences:
- the LOC120051407 gene encoding ATP-dependent RNA helicase DDX3X-like isoform X5, producing MSHVAVENLHGLEQQLAVLGLNNADGQGGGTGRTCYIPPHLRNQEASKNADVFSRPSALSMAPGSYTPGGWDGGRNNGFVQNGYHDNRMNGGNRYNSGPPRMERGRGGGGFRGGRGGSYNPVQPMQNAGMFGVYDNKDGGGWNTTKDAYTSFGARPDRGKSAFFNNGGSVPRGSYQRGGFVGSGNSRWVEESRDDEDWSKPTQANERLEQELFAGGNTGINFDNYDDIPVEATGQNCPHHIDSFQDIEMGEIIISNIALTRYTRPTPVQKYAIPIIKNKRDLMACAQTGSGKTAAFLLPVLSQIYNEGPGEALAAQKSGGQDNGKYGRRKQYPLALVLAPTRELALQIYEEARKFAYRSRVRPCVVYGGADIGQQIRDLERGCHLLVATPGRLVDMMERGKIGLDYCNYLVLDEADRMLDMGFEPQIRRIVEQDTMPPKGIRQTMMFSATFPKEIQILARDFLEEYIFLAVGRVGSTSENITQKVVWVEDGDKRSFLLDLLNATGKNSLTLVFVETKKGADALEDFLYREGYACTSIHGDRSQRDREEALHQFRSGRCPILVATAVAARGLDISNVKHVINFDLPSDIEEYVHRIGRTGRVGNLGLATSFFNDKNGNITKDLLDILVEAKQEVPSWLESLAYEHQHKSNTRGRSKRFTSGGFGARDYRQTSGGGSTGGFGGRGGRQPGGHGGNRGFGGGGKYPLKPHNGATFGCGFGGNFYSSDGYGGNYSHQGGVDWWGN from the exons ATGAGTCATGTGGCCGTCGAAAATTTACACGGTCTAGAACAGCAG CTTGCTGTCCTAGGCTTGAACAATGCTGACGGGCAGGGCGGAGGCACTGGCA GGACCTGTTACATTCCACCTCATTTACGGAACCAAGAGGCTTCCAAAAATG cAGATGTTTTCTCTAGACCGAGCGCTTTGTCAATGGCACCAGGAAGCT ATACGCCTGGTGGTTGGGACGGCGGACGCAACAACGGCTTCGTGCAGAATGGTTACCACGACAACCGCATGAATGGGGGCAACCGGTACAACAGTGGCCCGCCTCGCATGGAGAGGGGCAGGGGTGGTGGAGGTTTCCGCGGCGGCAGGGGCGGGTCCTACAACCCGGTACAGCCTATGCAGAATGCCGGCATGTTTGGCGTCTACGACAACAAAGATGGCGGCGGCTGGAACACAACTAAAGATGCCTACACCAGCTTCGGCGCGCGTCCCGACAGGGGGAAGTCTGCTTTTTTCAACAATGGCGGGAGTGTGCCACGAGGAAG TTACCAGCGTGGAGGTTTTGTAGGCAGTGGAAACAGCCGCTGGGTGGAGGAGTCCAGGGATGACGAGGACTGGTCCAAACCCACTCAGGCCAATGAGCGCCTGGAACA GGAGCTGTTCGCTGGTGGCAACACAGGGATTAACTTTGACAATTATGACGACATTCCTGTTGAGGCCACTGGCCAAAACTGCCCCCATCACATTGACAGC TTCCAAGACATAGAGATGGGAGAGATCATAATAAGTAACATCGCCCTGACCCGCTACACTCGGCCCACTCCGGTCCAGAAGTACGCCATTCCAATCATCAAGAACAAGAGGGACCTGATGGCCTGTGCCCAGACAG GTTCCGGTAAGACTGCCGCGTTCCTGTTGCCTGTACTGAGTCAGATCTACAATGAAGGCCCAGGAGAAGCCCTCGCTGCCCAGAAGTCTGGAGGACAGGACAACGGAAAGTATGGTCGCCGTAAGCAGTACCCCCTCGCTCTGGTCCTGGCCCCCACCAGAGAACTGGCCCTGCAGATCTACGAAGAGGCCAGAAAG TTTGCATACCGGTCCCGTGTGCGTCCTTGTGTGGTGTACGGAGGGGCTGACATTGGCCAgcagatcagagacctggagcgAGGCTGTCACCTGCTGGTGGCTACACCTGGACGCCTGGTGGACATGATGGAGAGGGGCAAGATCGGCCTCGACTACTGCAA TTACCTGGTGCTGGATGAGGCTGACCGGATGTTGGACATGGGTTTTGAGCCCCAGATCAGACGCATCGTGGAGCAGGACACCATGCCCCCTAAAGGCATCCGCCAGACCATGATGTTCAGTGCTACCTTCCCCAAGGAGATCCAG ATCCTGGCGCGTGACTTCCTGGAGGAGTACATCTTCCTGGCGGTGGGGCGCGTGGGCTCCACCTCCGAGAACATCACCCAGAAGGTGGTGTGGGTGGAGGACGGTGACAAGAGGTCCTTCCTCCTGGACCTGCTCAATGCTACAG GTAAGAACTCTCTGACGCTGGTGTTTGTGGAAACCAAGAAGGGAGCGGATGCCCTGGAGGACTTCCTGTACCGTGAGGGTTACGCCTGCACCAGTATCCATGGCGACCGCTCCCAGAGGGATCGAGAGGAGGCTCTGCACCAGTTCCGCTCAGGACGCTGCCCCATCCTGGTCGCCACGGCG GTGGCTGCCCGTGGCCTGGACATCTCCAATGTCAAGCACGTCATCAACTTTGACCTGCCCAGCGATATAGAGGAGTACGTCCACCGTATTGGCCGTACTGGACGTGTGGGCAACCTGG GTCTGGCCACGTCGTTCTTCAACGATAAGAACGGCAACATCACCAAGGACCTTCTAGACATCCTAGTGGAGGCCAAACAGGAAGTGCCCTCCTGGCTGGAGAGCCTGGCCTATGAACACCAGCACAAGAGCAACACCCGCGGACGCTCCAAGAG GTTCACCTCTGGTGGCTTCGGAGCCAGGGACTACCGTCAGACCAGTGGCGGCGGCAGCACTGGAGGGTTCGGGGGTCGCGGTGGACGCCAGCCCGGTGGACATGGAGGAAACCGTGGATTTGGTGGCGGCGGTAAATATCCATTAAAACCTCACAATGGAGCAACATTTGGGT GTGGCTTTGGAGGCAACTTCTACAGCAGTGACGGCTATGGAGGAAACTACTCTCATCAGGGGGGAGTGGACTGGTGGGGTAACTAA
- the LOC120051407 gene encoding ATP-dependent RNA helicase DDX3X-like isoform X2, which produces MSHVAVENLHGLEQQLAVLGLNNADGQGGGTGRTCYIPPHLRNQEASKNDVFSRPSALSMAPGSYTPGGWDGGRNNGFVQNGYHDNRMNGGNRYNSGPPRMERGRGGGGFRGGRGGSYNPVQPMQNAGMFGVYDNKDGGGWNTTKDAYTSFGARPDRGKSAFFNNGGSVPRGSYQRGGFVGSGNSRWVEESRDDEDWSKPTQANERLEQELFAGGNTGINFDNYDDIPVEATGQNCPHHIDSFQDIEMGEIIISNIALTRYTRPTPVQKYAIPIIKNKRDLMACAQTGSGKTAAFLLPVLSQIYNEGPGEALAAQKSGGQDNGKYGRRKQYPLALVLAPTRELALQIYEEARKFAYRSRVRPCVVYGGADIGQQIRDLERGCHLLVATPGRLVDMMERGKIGLDYCNYLVLDEADRMLDMGFEPQIRRIVEQDTMPPKGIRQTMMFSATFPKEIQILARDFLEEYIFLAVGRVGSTSENITQKVVWVEDGDKRSFLLDLLNATVIPSEVQDNAGENIEKPGKNSLTLVFVETKKGADALEDFLYREGYACTSIHGDRSQRDREEALHQFRSGRCPILVATAVAARGLDISNVKHVINFDLPSDIEEYVHRIGRTGRVGNLGLATSFFNDKNGNITKDLLDILVEAKQEVPSWLESLAYEHQHKSNTRGRSKRFTSGGFGARDYRQTSGGGSTGGFGGRGGRQPGGHGGNRGFGGGGKYPLKPHNGATFGCGFGGNFYSSDGYGGNYSHQGGVDWWGN; this is translated from the exons ATGAGTCATGTGGCCGTCGAAAATTTACACGGTCTAGAACAGCAG CTTGCTGTCCTAGGCTTGAACAATGCTGACGGGCAGGGCGGAGGCACTGGCA GGACCTGTTACATTCCACCTCATTTACGGAACCAAGAGGCTTCCAAAAATG ATGTTTTCTCTAGACCGAGCGCTTTGTCAATGGCACCAGGAAGCT ATACGCCTGGTGGTTGGGACGGCGGACGCAACAACGGCTTCGTGCAGAATGGTTACCACGACAACCGCATGAATGGGGGCAACCGGTACAACAGTGGCCCGCCTCGCATGGAGAGGGGCAGGGGTGGTGGAGGTTTCCGCGGCGGCAGGGGCGGGTCCTACAACCCGGTACAGCCTATGCAGAATGCCGGCATGTTTGGCGTCTACGACAACAAAGATGGCGGCGGCTGGAACACAACTAAAGATGCCTACACCAGCTTCGGCGCGCGTCCCGACAGGGGGAAGTCTGCTTTTTTCAACAATGGCGGGAGTGTGCCACGAGGAAG TTACCAGCGTGGAGGTTTTGTAGGCAGTGGAAACAGCCGCTGGGTGGAGGAGTCCAGGGATGACGAGGACTGGTCCAAACCCACTCAGGCCAATGAGCGCCTGGAACA GGAGCTGTTCGCTGGTGGCAACACAGGGATTAACTTTGACAATTATGACGACATTCCTGTTGAGGCCACTGGCCAAAACTGCCCCCATCACATTGACAGC TTCCAAGACATAGAGATGGGAGAGATCATAATAAGTAACATCGCCCTGACCCGCTACACTCGGCCCACTCCGGTCCAGAAGTACGCCATTCCAATCATCAAGAACAAGAGGGACCTGATGGCCTGTGCCCAGACAG GTTCCGGTAAGACTGCCGCGTTCCTGTTGCCTGTACTGAGTCAGATCTACAATGAAGGCCCAGGAGAAGCCCTCGCTGCCCAGAAGTCTGGAGGACAGGACAACGGAAAGTATGGTCGCCGTAAGCAGTACCCCCTCGCTCTGGTCCTGGCCCCCACCAGAGAACTGGCCCTGCAGATCTACGAAGAGGCCAGAAAG TTTGCATACCGGTCCCGTGTGCGTCCTTGTGTGGTGTACGGAGGGGCTGACATTGGCCAgcagatcagagacctggagcgAGGCTGTCACCTGCTGGTGGCTACACCTGGACGCCTGGTGGACATGATGGAGAGGGGCAAGATCGGCCTCGACTACTGCAA TTACCTGGTGCTGGATGAGGCTGACCGGATGTTGGACATGGGTTTTGAGCCCCAGATCAGACGCATCGTGGAGCAGGACACCATGCCCCCTAAAGGCATCCGCCAGACCATGATGTTCAGTGCTACCTTCCCCAAGGAGATCCAG ATCCTGGCGCGTGACTTCCTGGAGGAGTACATCTTCCTGGCGGTGGGGCGCGTGGGCTCCACCTCCGAGAACATCACCCAGAAGGTGGTGTGGGTGGAGGACGGTGACAAGAGGTCCTTCCTCCTGGACCTGCTCAATGCTACAG TCATTCCGAGCGAAGTTCAGGACAATGCAGGTGAAAACATAGAGAAACCTG GTAAGAACTCTCTGACGCTGGTGTTTGTGGAAACCAAGAAGGGAGCGGATGCCCTGGAGGACTTCCTGTACCGTGAGGGTTACGCCTGCACCAGTATCCATGGCGACCGCTCCCAGAGGGATCGAGAGGAGGCTCTGCACCAGTTCCGCTCAGGACGCTGCCCCATCCTGGTCGCCACGGCG GTGGCTGCCCGTGGCCTGGACATCTCCAATGTCAAGCACGTCATCAACTTTGACCTGCCCAGCGATATAGAGGAGTACGTCCACCGTATTGGCCGTACTGGACGTGTGGGCAACCTGG GTCTGGCCACGTCGTTCTTCAACGATAAGAACGGCAACATCACCAAGGACCTTCTAGACATCCTAGTGGAGGCCAAACAGGAAGTGCCCTCCTGGCTGGAGAGCCTGGCCTATGAACACCAGCACAAGAGCAACACCCGCGGACGCTCCAAGAG GTTCACCTCTGGTGGCTTCGGAGCCAGGGACTACCGTCAGACCAGTGGCGGCGGCAGCACTGGAGGGTTCGGGGGTCGCGGTGGACGCCAGCCCGGTGGACATGGAGGAAACCGTGGATTTGGTGGCGGCGGTAAATATCCATTAAAACCTCACAATGGAGCAACATTTGGGT GTGGCTTTGGAGGCAACTTCTACAGCAGTGACGGCTATGGAGGAAACTACTCTCATCAGGGGGGAGTGGACTGGTGGGGTAACTAA
- the LOC120051407 gene encoding ATP-dependent RNA helicase DDX3X-like isoform X7, whose amino-acid sequence MSHVAVENLHGLEQQLAVLGLNNADGQGGGTGNTPGGWDGGRNNGFVQNGYHDNRMNGGNRYNSGPPRMERGRGGGGFRGGRGGSYNPVQPMQNAGMFGVYDNKDGGGWNTTKDAYTSFGARPDRGKSAFFNNGGSVPRGSYQRGGFVGSGNSRWVEESRDDEDWSKPTQANERLEQELFAGGNTGINFDNYDDIPVEATGQNCPHHIDSFQDIEMGEIIISNIALTRYTRPTPVQKYAIPIIKNKRDLMACAQTGSGKTAAFLLPVLSQIYNEGPGEALAAQKSGGQDNGKYGRRKQYPLALVLAPTRELALQIYEEARKFAYRSRVRPCVVYGGADIGQQIRDLERGCHLLVATPGRLVDMMERGKIGLDYCNYLVLDEADRMLDMGFEPQIRRIVEQDTMPPKGIRQTMMFSATFPKEIQILARDFLEEYIFLAVGRVGSTSENITQKVVWVEDGDKRSFLLDLLNATVIPSEVQDNAGENIEKPGKNSLTLVFVETKKGADALEDFLYREGYACTSIHGDRSQRDREEALHQFRSGRCPILVATAVAARGLDISNVKHVINFDLPSDIEEYVHRIGRTGRVGNLGLATSFFNDKNGNITKDLLDILVEAKQEVPSWLESLAYEHQHKSNTRGRSKRFTSGGFGARDYRQTSGGGSTGGFGGRGGRQPGGHGGNRGFGGGGKYPLKPHNGATFGCGFGGNFYSSDGYGGNYSHQGGVDWWGN is encoded by the exons ATGAGTCATGTGGCCGTCGAAAATTTACACGGTCTAGAACAGCAG CTTGCTGTCCTAGGCTTGAACAATGCTGACGGGCAGGGCGGAGGCACTGGCA ATACGCCTGGTGGTTGGGACGGCGGACGCAACAACGGCTTCGTGCAGAATGGTTACCACGACAACCGCATGAATGGGGGCAACCGGTACAACAGTGGCCCGCCTCGCATGGAGAGGGGCAGGGGTGGTGGAGGTTTCCGCGGCGGCAGGGGCGGGTCCTACAACCCGGTACAGCCTATGCAGAATGCCGGCATGTTTGGCGTCTACGACAACAAAGATGGCGGCGGCTGGAACACAACTAAAGATGCCTACACCAGCTTCGGCGCGCGTCCCGACAGGGGGAAGTCTGCTTTTTTCAACAATGGCGGGAGTGTGCCACGAGGAAG TTACCAGCGTGGAGGTTTTGTAGGCAGTGGAAACAGCCGCTGGGTGGAGGAGTCCAGGGATGACGAGGACTGGTCCAAACCCACTCAGGCCAATGAGCGCCTGGAACA GGAGCTGTTCGCTGGTGGCAACACAGGGATTAACTTTGACAATTATGACGACATTCCTGTTGAGGCCACTGGCCAAAACTGCCCCCATCACATTGACAGC TTCCAAGACATAGAGATGGGAGAGATCATAATAAGTAACATCGCCCTGACCCGCTACACTCGGCCCACTCCGGTCCAGAAGTACGCCATTCCAATCATCAAGAACAAGAGGGACCTGATGGCCTGTGCCCAGACAG GTTCCGGTAAGACTGCCGCGTTCCTGTTGCCTGTACTGAGTCAGATCTACAATGAAGGCCCAGGAGAAGCCCTCGCTGCCCAGAAGTCTGGAGGACAGGACAACGGAAAGTATGGTCGCCGTAAGCAGTACCCCCTCGCTCTGGTCCTGGCCCCCACCAGAGAACTGGCCCTGCAGATCTACGAAGAGGCCAGAAAG TTTGCATACCGGTCCCGTGTGCGTCCTTGTGTGGTGTACGGAGGGGCTGACATTGGCCAgcagatcagagacctggagcgAGGCTGTCACCTGCTGGTGGCTACACCTGGACGCCTGGTGGACATGATGGAGAGGGGCAAGATCGGCCTCGACTACTGCAA TTACCTGGTGCTGGATGAGGCTGACCGGATGTTGGACATGGGTTTTGAGCCCCAGATCAGACGCATCGTGGAGCAGGACACCATGCCCCCTAAAGGCATCCGCCAGACCATGATGTTCAGTGCTACCTTCCCCAAGGAGATCCAG ATCCTGGCGCGTGACTTCCTGGAGGAGTACATCTTCCTGGCGGTGGGGCGCGTGGGCTCCACCTCCGAGAACATCACCCAGAAGGTGGTGTGGGTGGAGGACGGTGACAAGAGGTCCTTCCTCCTGGACCTGCTCAATGCTACAG TCATTCCGAGCGAAGTTCAGGACAATGCAGGTGAAAACATAGAGAAACCTG GTAAGAACTCTCTGACGCTGGTGTTTGTGGAAACCAAGAAGGGAGCGGATGCCCTGGAGGACTTCCTGTACCGTGAGGGTTACGCCTGCACCAGTATCCATGGCGACCGCTCCCAGAGGGATCGAGAGGAGGCTCTGCACCAGTTCCGCTCAGGACGCTGCCCCATCCTGGTCGCCACGGCG GTGGCTGCCCGTGGCCTGGACATCTCCAATGTCAAGCACGTCATCAACTTTGACCTGCCCAGCGATATAGAGGAGTACGTCCACCGTATTGGCCGTACTGGACGTGTGGGCAACCTGG GTCTGGCCACGTCGTTCTTCAACGATAAGAACGGCAACATCACCAAGGACCTTCTAGACATCCTAGTGGAGGCCAAACAGGAAGTGCCCTCCTGGCTGGAGAGCCTGGCCTATGAACACCAGCACAAGAGCAACACCCGCGGACGCTCCAAGAG GTTCACCTCTGGTGGCTTCGGAGCCAGGGACTACCGTCAGACCAGTGGCGGCGGCAGCACTGGAGGGTTCGGGGGTCGCGGTGGACGCCAGCCCGGTGGACATGGAGGAAACCGTGGATTTGGTGGCGGCGGTAAATATCCATTAAAACCTCACAATGGAGCAACATTTGGGT GTGGCTTTGGAGGCAACTTCTACAGCAGTGACGGCTATGGAGGAAACTACTCTCATCAGGGGGGAGTGGACTGGTGGGGTAACTAA
- the LOC120051407 gene encoding ATP-dependent RNA helicase DDX3X-like isoform X3: protein MSHVAVENLHGLEQQLAVLGLNNADGQGGGTGRTCYIPPHLRNQEASKNADVFSRPSALSMAPGSYTPGGWDGGRNNGFVQNGYHDNRMNGGNRYNSGPPRMERGRGGGGFRGGRGGSYNPVQPMQNAGMFGVYDNKDGGGWNTTKDAYTSFGARPDRGKSAFFNNGGSVPRGSYQRGGFVGSGNSRWVEESRDDEDWSKPTQANERLEQELFAGGNTGINFDNYDDIPVEATGQNCPHHIDSFQDIEMGEIIISNIALTRYTRPTPVQKYAIPIIKNKRDLMACAQTGSGKTAAFLLPVLSQIYNEGPGEALAAQKSGGQDNGKYGRRKQYPLALVLAPTRELALQIYEEARKFAYRSRVRPCVVYGGADIGQQIRDLERGCHLLVATPGRLVDMMERGKIGLDYCNYLVLDEADRMLDMGFEPQIRRIVEQDTMPPKGIRQTMMFSATFPKEIQILARDFLEEYIFLAVGRVGSTSENITQKVVWVEDGDKRSFLLDLLNATVIPSEVQDNAGENIEKPGKNSLTLVFVETKKGADALEDFLYREGYACTSIHGDRSQRDREEALHQFRSGRCPILVATAVAARGLDISNVKHVINFDLPSDIEEYVHRIGRTGRVGNLGLATSFFNDKNGNITKDLLDILVEAKQEVPSWLESLAYEHQHKSNTRGRSKRFTSGGFGARDYRQTSGGGSTGGFGGRGGRQPGGHGGNRGFGGGGGFGGNFYSSDGYGGNYSHQGGVDWWGN, encoded by the exons ATGAGTCATGTGGCCGTCGAAAATTTACACGGTCTAGAACAGCAG CTTGCTGTCCTAGGCTTGAACAATGCTGACGGGCAGGGCGGAGGCACTGGCA GGACCTGTTACATTCCACCTCATTTACGGAACCAAGAGGCTTCCAAAAATG cAGATGTTTTCTCTAGACCGAGCGCTTTGTCAATGGCACCAGGAAGCT ATACGCCTGGTGGTTGGGACGGCGGACGCAACAACGGCTTCGTGCAGAATGGTTACCACGACAACCGCATGAATGGGGGCAACCGGTACAACAGTGGCCCGCCTCGCATGGAGAGGGGCAGGGGTGGTGGAGGTTTCCGCGGCGGCAGGGGCGGGTCCTACAACCCGGTACAGCCTATGCAGAATGCCGGCATGTTTGGCGTCTACGACAACAAAGATGGCGGCGGCTGGAACACAACTAAAGATGCCTACACCAGCTTCGGCGCGCGTCCCGACAGGGGGAAGTCTGCTTTTTTCAACAATGGCGGGAGTGTGCCACGAGGAAG TTACCAGCGTGGAGGTTTTGTAGGCAGTGGAAACAGCCGCTGGGTGGAGGAGTCCAGGGATGACGAGGACTGGTCCAAACCCACTCAGGCCAATGAGCGCCTGGAACA GGAGCTGTTCGCTGGTGGCAACACAGGGATTAACTTTGACAATTATGACGACATTCCTGTTGAGGCCACTGGCCAAAACTGCCCCCATCACATTGACAGC TTCCAAGACATAGAGATGGGAGAGATCATAATAAGTAACATCGCCCTGACCCGCTACACTCGGCCCACTCCGGTCCAGAAGTACGCCATTCCAATCATCAAGAACAAGAGGGACCTGATGGCCTGTGCCCAGACAG GTTCCGGTAAGACTGCCGCGTTCCTGTTGCCTGTACTGAGTCAGATCTACAATGAAGGCCCAGGAGAAGCCCTCGCTGCCCAGAAGTCTGGAGGACAGGACAACGGAAAGTATGGTCGCCGTAAGCAGTACCCCCTCGCTCTGGTCCTGGCCCCCACCAGAGAACTGGCCCTGCAGATCTACGAAGAGGCCAGAAAG TTTGCATACCGGTCCCGTGTGCGTCCTTGTGTGGTGTACGGAGGGGCTGACATTGGCCAgcagatcagagacctggagcgAGGCTGTCACCTGCTGGTGGCTACACCTGGACGCCTGGTGGACATGATGGAGAGGGGCAAGATCGGCCTCGACTACTGCAA TTACCTGGTGCTGGATGAGGCTGACCGGATGTTGGACATGGGTTTTGAGCCCCAGATCAGACGCATCGTGGAGCAGGACACCATGCCCCCTAAAGGCATCCGCCAGACCATGATGTTCAGTGCTACCTTCCCCAAGGAGATCCAG ATCCTGGCGCGTGACTTCCTGGAGGAGTACATCTTCCTGGCGGTGGGGCGCGTGGGCTCCACCTCCGAGAACATCACCCAGAAGGTGGTGTGGGTGGAGGACGGTGACAAGAGGTCCTTCCTCCTGGACCTGCTCAATGCTACAG TCATTCCGAGCGAAGTTCAGGACAATGCAGGTGAAAACATAGAGAAACCTG GTAAGAACTCTCTGACGCTGGTGTTTGTGGAAACCAAGAAGGGAGCGGATGCCCTGGAGGACTTCCTGTACCGTGAGGGTTACGCCTGCACCAGTATCCATGGCGACCGCTCCCAGAGGGATCGAGAGGAGGCTCTGCACCAGTTCCGCTCAGGACGCTGCCCCATCCTGGTCGCCACGGCG GTGGCTGCCCGTGGCCTGGACATCTCCAATGTCAAGCACGTCATCAACTTTGACCTGCCCAGCGATATAGAGGAGTACGTCCACCGTATTGGCCGTACTGGACGTGTGGGCAACCTGG GTCTGGCCACGTCGTTCTTCAACGATAAGAACGGCAACATCACCAAGGACCTTCTAGACATCCTAGTGGAGGCCAAACAGGAAGTGCCCTCCTGGCTGGAGAGCCTGGCCTATGAACACCAGCACAAGAGCAACACCCGCGGACGCTCCAAGAG GTTCACCTCTGGTGGCTTCGGAGCCAGGGACTACCGTCAGACCAGTGGCGGCGGCAGCACTGGAGGGTTCGGGGGTCGCGGTGGACGCCAGCCCGGTGGACATGGAGGAAACCGTGGATTTGGTGGCGGCG GTGGCTTTGGAGGCAACTTCTACAGCAGTGACGGCTATGGAGGAAACTACTCTCATCAGGGGGGAGTGGACTGGTGGGGTAACTAA